AAGCAGATGTCCCAGGCGCTGCTCCTGTCCGAAACGGCCGAGTTCGACTCGAAGCCGGAGCTGGAGATTTTTGCCGACGACGTCGTCTGCGGTCATGGCGCCACGTCGGGCCAAATCGACGAGGAACTCCTCTTCTATCTGCGCGCGCGCGGCCTTCCCGAGGCGCAGGCGCGGGCACTGCTGATCCAGGCTTTTGTCGGCGAGGCATTCGAGGCCTTGGACGATGAGGTCATTGGGGAAGCATTCACCGCCGTTGCCGCCGAGTGGCTCGGCACGCCGGCGCAGTAGGGGAACCCGATGAACGTCATGTCCCCATCGTCCAGTGATTCACAAGCGGCCTCGTTCGACGTCGAGCGCATCCGGGCGGATTTCCCCATCCTGTCGCAGACGGTGCATGGCAAGCCGCTGACCTATCTCGACAATGGCGCGTCGGCGCAGAAGCCGCTCCAGGTGATCGACGCGATCACTCAGGCCTATTCGGCCGAGTACGCGAATGTCCATCGGGGGCTTCACTATCTGTCGAATTTGGCGACCGAGAATTTCGAGAAGGCGCGCGGCAAGGTGCGGGCCTTTTTGAACGCGGCCCACGACGAAGAGATCATCTTCACCCGGAACGCGACCGAGGCGGTCAACCTCGTGGCCTCGTCGTTCGGATCGCCGCGTATCGAGGCGGGCGACGAGATCCTCATCACGATCATGGAGCACCACTCCAATATCGTGCCGTGGCATTTCCTGCGCGAGCGCCAAGGCGCGGTACTGAAATGGACGCCGGTCGCCGACGACGGAACGTTCCTGCTCGATGAGTTCGAGAAGCTGATTTCGCCGCGCACGAAAATGATCGCGATCACTCAGATGTCGAACGTGCTCGGCACGATTGTTCCGATCAAGGAAGTCGTGCGGATCGCTCACGATCATGGCGTGCCCGTGCTGGTCGATGGCGCGCAAGGGGCGGTGCATCTACCTGTCGATGTGCGCGATCTCGATTGCGACTTCTATACCTTCACGGGCCACAAGCTCTATGGCCCCACGGGCATCGGCGTTCTCTACGGGAAGAAGAACCTGCTGGAGGCCATGCGGCCGTATCAGGGCGGCGGCGAGATGATCGGCTACGTCACCACGGACGAGGTCACTTACGCGACACCGCCGCATCGCTTCGAAGCGGGCACGCCGGCGATCGTTCAGGCGATTGGGCTGGGTGCCGCGATCGACTATGTCGAGTCCATCGGCCGGGAAAACATTGCCGCCCATGAGCACAAGGTCTTGGCCTACGCCATGGATCGGCTGAGCGAATTGAACTGGTTGAAGATCTACGGTCAGGCTGAAGGGAAGGGCGGGATCGTCTCTTTCGAGGTCGATGGGGCCCACCCGCATGACGTCAGCACCATCCTGGACCGCTACGGTGTGGCCGTCCGGGCCGGCACACATTGCTGTGAGCCGCTGCTGGCGCGTTTCGGTGTCACCTCGACATGCCGGGCATCTTTCGCCATGTATAATACCCAAACCGATGTGGATCGATTGGTGGACGCGCTGCACAAGGTGCGCGCCATGTTCGCCTAGGGCTAAGGTGGGCCCTAAGGAAGGCTTCCCAGATGATTGAAAAGACTCAACGAAGCGAAGACGCAGACATCCCGAACGAAATGTCGCCGGGGCTCTCTCAGTCCGTGCCGGGTCATATTCAGTCTGCGGCTGAAGCGCGTGAGGCTGGCGATCCCGGCGCTGCGCCGGATCCTTCGCCCTTTGCCGAGGACGCGCCGTCTTCGATTCCGCCCGATGAGCTCGAGCGGCTGCACGGC
This genomic window from Methyloceanibacter caenitepidi contains:
- a CDS encoding cysteine desulfurase → MSPSSSDSQAASFDVERIRADFPILSQTVHGKPLTYLDNGASAQKPLQVIDAITQAYSAEYANVHRGLHYLSNLATENFEKARGKVRAFLNAAHDEEIIFTRNATEAVNLVASSFGSPRIEAGDEILITIMEHHSNIVPWHFLRERQGAVLKWTPVADDGTFLLDEFEKLISPRTKMIAITQMSNVLGTIVPIKEVVRIAHDHGVPVLVDGAQGAVHLPVDVRDLDCDFYTFTGHKLYGPTGIGVLYGKKNLLEAMRPYQGGGEMIGYVTTDEVTYATPPHRFEAGTPAIVQAIGLGAAIDYVESIGRENIAAHEHKVLAYAMDRLSELNWLKIYGQAEGKGGIVSFEVDGAHPHDVSTILDRYGVAVRAGTHCCEPLLARFGVTSTCRASFAMYNTQTDVDRLVDALHKVRAMFA